The Lucilia cuprina isolate Lc7/37 chromosome 5, ASM2204524v1, whole genome shotgun sequence genome includes a window with the following:
- the LOC111689000 gene encoding endocuticle structural glycoprotein SgAbd-9-like — protein sequence MSVKLLVCVIMAIISSTLAADTEPSSLLKNVIPTIMQKYYNLAPTQTGYHLIIENPNGSIREEMQMILNPGTPEQETVVMGMYTVYDDKTDTETVTMYTADKNGYRPRITMKRKVRSANLNKSLISR from the exons ATGTCGGTAAAATTACTAGTTTGTGTCATAATGGCAATAATATCAAGTACACTAGCCGCAGATACGGAACCTTCAAGTCTATTGAAAAATGTCATACCTACGATTATGCAAAAATACTATAATTTGGCACCTACCCAGACCGGTTACCATTTAAT TATAGAAAATCCTAATGGCAGTATACGTGAAGAAATGCAAATGATTTTGAATCCAGGTACACCCGAACAGGAAACCGTTGTTATGGGCATGTATACGGTATATGATGATAAAACGGATACTGAAACTGTAACTATGTATACGGCAGATAAAAATGGTTATAGACCACGTATAACAATGAAGCGTAAAGTAAGATCTGCCAAtctaaataaatcattaatatcaagataa
- the LOC111689001 gene encoding integrator complex subunit 6 homolog yields MAKTRIKTTPTRMQKEALMASAAVTTTTNIVTEHVFKKRISVLKNSITAKDSTTLTTTTAAMPLQQSTIIVQPPKRTNSISSTTSNISHTSDGSHSCAESPPPNISTTPTLQQQSQGPTMAELTENAIKTLNAGLLAKSNALALKNRKVYMITEKCCDDATTNGGHIKGSGTAAAGSFNNGMAPGQKRKMYLIMEEKESDRIVGDQAEKLMKMDNTNNSKKLTLFTDTTNGQLPQKFEKILPEILNCIQAKKGNSNSCAVNNVPAINGKTEIVAVEQNTTNSSRSLLKTNENHERLPLTLPPKKNRTKIITTQIIPVNATTQQHAIYQQQQQLQSNGMDNWPPTTVHGGVVVTGVPNNLNYNNNNNNNGFCKTEKSLGATPVIVNASTLLNNNNNPTNGLKQSKENGSSGIGNSSNNQLHKNINLSTDFLFLMKMLPKLESIEEPHKTYVKTCIEDIINQYAANENLEQ; encoded by the exons ATGGCTAAAACGCGAATAAAAACGACACCAACACGCATGCAAAAGGAAGCATTAATGGCGTCTGCAGCTGTTACTACTACCACAAATATTGTCACGGAACATGTTTTCaag AAACGTATAAGTGTCTTAAAAAACTCCATCACTGCCAAGGACTCGACAACATTGACGACGACGACTGCAGCAATGCCCCTACAACAATCGACAATAATTGTTCAACCACCGAAACGTACAAATTCCATATCATCTACAACATCTAATATCTCGCACACAAGTGATGGCAGTCACTCTTGTGCCGAATCACCGCCACCAAACATTTCGACAACACCCACACTACAGCAACAAAGTCAAGGACCAACAATGGCTGAACTAACGGAAAAtgctataaaaactttaaatgctGGTTTGCTGgccaaatcaaatgctttagcATTGAAAAATCGTAAAGTCTATATGATAACAGAGAAATGTTGTGATGATGCAACAACAAATGGTGGCCATATTAAAGGAAGTGGAACAGCGGCTGCTGGCAGCTTTAACAATGGCATGGCCCCAGGACAAAAACGTAAAATGTACTTAATAATGGAGGAAAAAGAAAGTGATAGAATTGTAGGTGATCAAGCGGAGAAACTAATGAAAATGGATAATACaaataattcaaagaaattgaCATTATTTACCGATACCACCAATGGACAATTGCCACAGaaatttgaaaagattttaCCCGAAATACTCAATTGTATACAAGCGAAAAAGGGTAATAGTAATAGTTGTGCTGTTAATAATGTTCCAGCTATAAATGGTAAAACAGAAATTGTGGCAGTTGAACAGAATACTACAAACTCATCGAGGAGTCTATTGAAAACCAATGAAAACCATGAAAGACTGCCATTAACATTGCCACCAAAAAAGAATCGTACCAAAATAATTACTACACAAATAATACCAGTCAATGCCACAACACAACAACATGCCatataccaacaacaacaacaattacaaagtAATGGAATGGATAATTGGCCACCGACAACAGTCCATGGAGGAGTAGTGGTAACGGGTGTGCcaaataacttaaattataacaacaataataacaacaatggTTTTTGTAAAACTGAGAAATCTCTTGGTGCTACACCGGTCATTGTTAATGCCTCCACTttactaaacaacaacaataaccctACTAACGGCCTTAAACAAAGCAAAGAAAATGGTAGTTCTGGTATAGGCAACAGTTCGAACAATCAATTACATAAGAATATTAATCTATCCACTGACTTTTTATTTCTCATGAAAATGCTACCCAAACTGGAGAGTATTGAAGAGCCCCATAAGACCTATGTTAAGACCTGTATTGAAGATATTATTAATCAATATGCTGCTAATGAAAATCTGGAACAATGA